A region of Pleionea litopenaei DNA encodes the following proteins:
- a CDS encoding DUF1365 domain-containing protein encodes MKSFKSFSEHSMCHGEVFHKRFSPKKHAFKYKMHMPMINLRHRSEIANLSPLVSYNGFNIYSFHDVDYLSQFQIDGEDLYSRALRVCLAHLKHPSDEDINCLSHKDPSVEVLMLSQWRFLNCVFNPISVYYFICNNRLLYVMAEVSNTPWNERHIYSYAIPKDDNATWEDEKKFHVSPFNDLNMNYHWQCAFSDKRVSLNLALTRSAAVVFTANFHYQREPLNSDSFYRAIAKQPMLSLKTVVGIYWQALKLFIKRIPFYSHPKSKMEKTGE; translated from the coding sequence TTGAAATCCTTTAAGTCGTTTTCTGAGCATTCAATGTGCCATGGAGAAGTTTTTCATAAACGTTTTTCTCCGAAAAAGCATGCTTTTAAGTACAAGATGCACATGCCTATGATCAATTTACGACATAGAAGTGAAATTGCCAACCTTTCTCCTTTAGTTAGCTACAATGGCTTTAACATCTATTCCTTTCACGATGTGGACTACCTTTCACAATTTCAAATTGATGGAGAGGATCTGTATTCTAGAGCGTTAAGGGTCTGTCTCGCTCATTTAAAGCATCCGAGTGATGAGGATATAAACTGTCTTAGCCACAAGGATCCTTCAGTCGAGGTTTTAATGTTGAGTCAATGGCGCTTTTTAAACTGTGTCTTTAACCCAATCTCAGTGTACTACTTTATTTGTAATAATCGCTTGCTTTATGTCATGGCTGAAGTGAGTAATACGCCTTGGAATGAACGACATATTTACAGCTATGCGATCCCTAAAGATGATAATGCAACTTGGGAAGATGAAAAGAAATTTCATGTATCACCCTTTAATGATTTAAACATGAATTATCATTGGCAGTGCGCTTTTAGCGATAAACGAGTGAGTTTGAATCTTGCTCTAACTCGTAGTGCCGCTGTTGTATTTACCGCAAATTTTCACTACCAACGTGAACCTCTGAACTCCGACAGTTTTTATAGAGCAATTGCGAAGCAGCCGATGTTGAGCCTAAAAACAGTGGTGGGTATTTATTGGCAGGCTCTGAAGTTGTTCATCAAGCGTATACCCTTTTATAGTCACCCAAAATCTAAGATGGAGAAGACTGGTGAGTAA